The Amaranthus tricolor cultivar Red isolate AtriRed21 chromosome 6, ASM2621246v1, whole genome shotgun sequence genome has a segment encoding these proteins:
- the LOC130815839 gene encoding serine/threonine-protein kinase VPS15 isoform X2, translating to MKSVSFIFVILSVQLNTPMFGLFSGQFWLETDKAAYLLRQFFFNNLHDRLSTRPFLSLIEKKWLAFQLLCAVKQSHEHGICHGDIKCENVLVTSWNWVYLADFASFKPTYIPDDDPSDFSFFFDTGGRRLCYLAPERFYEHGDDMLVTPDASLKPSMDIFAVGCVIAELFLEGHPLFELSQLLAYRRGQYDPTQHLEKIPDPGVRKMILHMIQLNPDERLSAEGYLQSYAGIAFPNYFSPFLHNLYSCLSSLDSDARVVMCQSAFLEIVKQMKTNNFGTETNGGLGITSNDPAIKISQQMVSKQVLSYSKVSSKKEILTRGLANEGIELLGDLSALLRDVDHSNHFSSDKTNQDDTSKIHFLHTQEVYNLQSPNLLQTISDMFKKREHAFLKNITIDDLKSLMSDYDSESDTYRMPFLQLPPDETRCEGMVLIASLLCSCIRNVKFPQLRRCCILLLRYLSIYIDDEDRLQRVLPYVIVMLSDSAAIVRCAALETLCDILPLVREFPLSDAKIFPEYILPMLSTLPDDSEESVRICYASNISKLALTSYGFLVHSIRLSEAGVLDVLSAPQKSLAPSTDNRQALLAYSNKELAHLRKSIAEVVQELVMGPKQTPNIRRALLLDIAGLCCFFGQRQSNDFLLPMLPAFLNDRDEQLRTVFYRQIVYVCFFVGQRSVEEYLSPYIEQALSDTNEGVISHTLDCLTVLCNSGLLRKRLLLEMIEHAFPLLCYPSQWVRRSVASFIAASSESLGAVDSFVFLAPVVRPFLRRQPASLASVKALLSCLKSPVSRQVFYQVLENARGSDMLERQRKIWYNTSQAKQWDAVDLLKQNEELLSLEKWPDSHQVLEDQNVGGLSVDQIETTESDSTEAKLRALSGCIGHASSIIDSRDPLSSEKLQFSGLITPQLSSINSILHENSSENIPLYSFSLDRRGLGNTQAVSDTSLQPSLLGLSSSTTPWLDSVNKPFGMPSSVPSPRLVSGSFSIANGTKQFHRVVHEPESRESDQASYISSKFQDLGISSSSSTKGSSTSVEDAPSSSEVSGSPSVSRSSVLPDSGWKPRGVLVAHLQEHRSAVNDIAVSTDQSFFVSASDDSTVRVWDSRKLEKDISFRSKLTYSLESSRALCITMIRGSAQVVVGACDGSIHLFSVDYISRGLGHVVEKYSGVADVKKKDVGEGAVLSLVNYSADPSSSHLVMYSTQNYGIHLWDTRANTDSWTLKSLPEEGYISTLETDPCGNWFISGSSRGVLTLWDLRFRIPVNTWQYPRTCPIETMCLYVPQPNTPFSSMARPLVYVAAGCNEVSLWNAETGSCHQVFRVPGNDGDAEFSELPWALARPQNKANSKSDPRRNVNLKYRVDELNEPPPRLSGIRSLLPLPGGDLLTGGTDLKIRRWDHSRPERSYCVCGPTIKGLGNDELYESKSSFGVQVVQEMRKRPTTTKMSTKAVLAAAATDPAGCHRDSVLSLASVKLNQRLLLSSSRDGAIKVWK from the exons AGATTCTACGAGCATGGAGATGATATGCTAGTCACTCCTGATGCATCTCTTAAACCTTCCATGGATATCTTCGCCGTGGG GTGCGTAATTGCTGAGCTTTTCCTGGAGGGTCATCCACTATTCGAACTTTCTCAGCTTCTTGCTTATCGGAGAGGCCAATATGATCCTACCCAACATCTTGAGAAG ATCCCTGATCCAGGAGTACGGAAGATGATTCTTCACATGATTCAGTTGAATCCCGATGAGCGACTATCTGCTGAAGGTTATTTGCAGAGTTATGCTGGCATTGCGTTTCCTAACTATTTTTCACCATTTCTGCACAACTTATATTCATGTTTGAGCTCACTTGACTCTGATGCAAGG GTTGTAATGTGTCAGAGCGCGTTTCTTGAAATAGTTAAGCAGATGAAAACCAATAATTTTGGCACCGAGACAAATGGAGGACTTGGGATAACATCCAACGATCCTGCTATCAAGATTTCTCAACAAATGGTCTCGAAACAAGTTCTAAGCTATTCCAAAGTCTCTTCGAAAAAGGAAATCTTGACGAGAGGCTTGGCTAATGAAGGAATTGAGCTCCTTGGTGATTTAAGTGCGTTACTTAGGGACGTGGATCACTCAAATCATTTTTCTAGTGATAAAACGAATCAGGACGATACATCTAAAATTCACTTTTTGCACACACAGGAGGTGTATAACTTACAATCTCCTAATCTGCTTCAAACCATTTCTGATATGTTTAAGAAACGGGAACATGCCTTTTTGAAGAATATCACTATTGATGACTTGAAATCATTGATGTCGGACTACGACAGTGAATCAGATACGTATCGCATGCCCTTTCTACAGCTACCTCCTGATGAAACTCGTTGTGAAGGTATGGTCCTCATTGCTTCGCTGCTATGCTCATGCATACGTAATGTCAAGTTTCCTCAGCTGCGGCGTTGTTGTATACTCTTGTTGAggtatttatctatatatatcgatGACGAAGATCGACTTCAGCGTGTGCTCCCATATGTGATTGTTATGCTATCGGACTCAGCTGCCATTGTTCGCTGTGCTGCCTTGGAGACTTTGTGTGATATATTGCCATTAGTTAGGGAATTTCCTCTCAGTGATGCCAAAATCTTTCCTGAATACATTCTACCTATGCTTTCTACGCTTCCCGATGATTCCGAGGAAAGTGTGCGGATTTGTTATGCGAGCAACATATCCAAACTCGCTTTAACATCGTATGGATTTTTAGTTCATTCAATAAGATTGAGTGAGGCTGGTGTGTTAGATGTATTGAGTGCACCACAGAAGTCTCTGGCACCATCGACTGATAATCGTCAGGCACTTTTAGCATACAGCAATAAAGAACTTGCTCATCTCAGAAAATCCATAGCTGAGGTTGTTCAGGAACTTGTTATGGGGCCGAAGCAAACACCCAATATTAGGAGGGCTCTTTTGTTGGATATTGCTGGTTTGTGTTGTTTCTTTGGCCAAAGACAGAGCAATGATTTTCTGTTGCCTATGCTTCCTGCATTCCTTAATGACCGTGACGAGCAGCTCAGGACTGTTTTCTACAGGCAGATAGTGTATGTTTGCTTTTTTGTTGGCCAAAGAAGTGTCGAGGAATATCTTTCTCCGTATATTGAGCAGGCTTTGAGTGATACAAATGAAGGTGTTATATCGCATACATTGGATTGTTTGACTGTACTGTGTAATAGTGGTTTATTACGGAAAAGGCTGCTACTTGAAATGATAGAACATGCCTTTCCGTTGTTATGTTATCCTAGCCAATGGGTCAGGAGGTCAGTTGCATCTTTCATTGCTGCGAGTAGTGAGAGTCTTGGTGCTGTGGACTCCTTTGTATTTTTAGCCCCAGTTGTTCGCCCTTTTCTGCGGCGGCAGCCAGCTTCCTTGGCTTCTGTGAAGGCTCTTCTTTCATGCTTAAAATCTCCTGTTTCTCGACAGGTATTTTACCAAGTATTAGAAAATGCCCGGGGATCAGACATGCTGGAGAGACAGAGAAAGATTTGGTACAATACATCTCAAGCTAAACAATGGGATGCTGTTGATTTGCTGAAACAAAATGAGGAATTGCTTTCCCTGGAGAAGTGGCCAGACAGTCATCAAGTACTTGAGGATCAGAATGTTGGTGGGCTTTCTGTTGACCAAATAGAGACGACGGAAAGTGATAGTACAGAGGCCAAATTGAGAGCTTTGAGCGGTTGTATTGGCCATGCTTCTAGTATAATTGATAGTAGGGATCCTCTTTCGTCTGAAAAGTTACAGTTCTCTGGCTTAATTACTCCTCAGCTTAGTAGTATTAATAGCATCCTTCATGAAAATTCATCAGAAAACATACCCCTTTATTCTTTCTCTCTAGACAGAAGAGGATTGGGGAATACACAAGCAGTATCCGACACTTCGTTGCAGCCGAGCTTACTAGGATTAAGCTCATCTACTACACCTTGGCTGGATTCAGTAAACAAACCATTTGGCATGCCAAGTTCAGTGCCTTCACCCAGGCTTGTCTCGGGGTCATTCAGCATTGCCAATGGCACTAAACAGTTCCATCGTGTGGTACATGAGCCGGAATCCCGGGAAAGTGACCAAGCATCGTATATAAGCAGCAAATTTCAAGATTTGGGAATTTCTAGCAGTAGCAGTACAAAAGGAAGTTCAACATCTGTTGAGGACGCTCCTTCATCGAGTGAAGTTTCTGGATCACCATCTGTTTCACGGTCTTCAGTGCTTCCTGACTCCGGGTGGAAACCTCGTGGAGTGTTGGTTGCTCATCTACAGGAACATCGCTCTGCTGTGAATGATATTGCTGTTTCAACGGACCAGAGCTTTTTTGTTAGTGCATCTGATGATTCAACTGTGAGGGTTTGGGACTCAAGGAAGTTAGAGAAGGATATTTCATTTAGGTCTAAATTGACTTATTCCTTGGAGAGTAGCCGGGCATTGTGCATAACAATGATTCGGGGTTCTGCACAAGTTGTTGTTGGTGCATGTGATGGCAGCATTCACTTGTTTTCCGTGGATTACATTTCCCGAGGCCTAGGCCATGTTGTTGAGAAGTATTCAGGTGTTGCTGATGTCAAGAAGAAGGATGTTGGAGAAGGTGCCGTTCTTAGTCTTGTCAACTACTCTGCTGATCCGTCATCAAGCCACTTGGTTATGTACAGCACTCAGAATTATGGTATTCATCTCTGGGACACCAGGGCTAATACTGATTCATGGACACTGAAATCACTTCCTGAGGAGGGTTATATCTCTACTTTGGAAACTGATCCTTGTGGTAACTGGTTCATATCAGGATCGTCTAGGGGTGTATTGACTTTATGGGATCTTAGGTTTCGTATACCGGTCAACACATGGCAATATCCTCGTACATGCCCTATAGAAACCATGTGTCTCTATGTTCCACAACCAAATACTCCTTTTTCTTCTATGGCTAGGCCTCTTGTATATGTTGCTGCTGGTTGTAATGAAGTGTCTCTTTGGAATGCAGAAACTGGAAGCTGCCATCAG GTATTTCGAGTACCAGGTAATGATGGTGATGCTGAGTTTTCCGAGTTGCCTTGGGCATTAGCCAGACCCCAAAACAAGGCGAATTCTAAATCAGATCCTAGACGAAATGTCAACCTGAAATACCGTGTTGATGAGTTGAATGAACCACCTCCTCGTCTGTCTGGTATTCGTTCCTTACTTCCTCTGCCTGGTGGAGATTTATTAACTGGCGGAACCGATTTGAAGATACGTAGATGGGACCATAGCAG ACCTGAGCGCAGTTACTGTGTGTGTGGGCCAACAATTAAGGGCCTGGGAAATGATGAACTCTATGAAAGCAAATCTAGCTTTGGTGTGCAGGTCGTGCAG GAAATGAGAAAACGACCAACCACTACGAAAATGAGTACAAAAGCAGTTCTTGCAGCAGCTGCTACTGATCCTGCGGGTTGCCATCGTGACTCGGTTCTCTCCCTCGCGTCTGTCAAATTGAACCAGAGATTATTGTTATCAAGCAGTAGAGATGGAGCAATTAAGGTCTGGAAATGA